One part of the Bacillus sp. FJAT-45350 genome encodes these proteins:
- the cobI gene encoding precorrin-2 C(20)-methyltransferase has protein sequence MTLGTVYGVGVGPGDPELITIKAYRIMKEADVIAFPKKRKGSKSYAYQIIEQYIDTDKKEMLGLVFPMTKDKDVLDRDWNIIVEEVFRCVSDGKDVAFVTEGDPMLYSTFIHMFRLMNELHPEVDMKVIPGISSINGAAAQLAIPLADGDDWTGVIPATEDRERMKKALLEHEGMIFIKVAKVLPMMIELLEELNLVDKASVVTKVTSKEEFICKDVRELRHAELEYLTLMLVRK, from the coding sequence ATGACGCTAGGAACAGTGTATGGTGTCGGTGTAGGCCCAGGTGACCCAGAGCTTATTACGATTAAAGCTTATCGTATAATGAAGGAAGCTGACGTAATTGCGTTCCCTAAAAAAAGAAAGGGAAGTAAGAGCTATGCCTATCAAATTATTGAACAGTACATAGATACTGATAAGAAAGAAATGCTTGGACTCGTTTTTCCAATGACAAAAGATAAGGATGTTCTAGATAGAGACTGGAATATTATTGTCGAAGAAGTTTTTCGTTGTGTCAGTGACGGTAAGGATGTTGCTTTTGTTACAGAAGGAGACCCGATGCTTTATAGTACATTTATTCATATGTTCCGTTTAATGAATGAATTACATCCAGAAGTAGACATGAAAGTCATTCCTGGAATCTCTTCAATTAACGGGGCAGCAGCACAGCTAGCCATTCCTCTAGCAGATGGAGATGACTGGACTGGGGTTATTCCAGCAACTGAAGACCGTGAACGGATGAAAAAAGCATTACTAGAACATGAAGGTATGATTTTTATAAAGGTAGCAAAGGTTCTACCAATGATGATTGAGCTATTAGAAGAACTAAATCTAGTAGACAAAGCTAGTGTTGTTACAAAGGTAACGTCAAAGGAAGAGTTTATTTGCAAAGATGTACGAGAATTACGCCATGCTGAATTAGAATACTTAACATTAATGCTTGTTAGAAAATGA
- the cbiE gene encoding precorrin-6y C5,15-methyltransferase (decarboxylating) subunit CbiE, with product MSIKIIGITGEGPESLLPLYRDWIETSERLVGGDRHLQFFPHYQGEKLVLKGGLKTVLDRLKSDPKKTVVLASGDPLFYGIGSYLAKKVNVEIYPALSSIQQAFSKMKESWQDAVFLSIHGRSMKGLAQKVDGKEKVCLLTDETNSPSKLADYLLSFGMNEYEAFVAEDLGGTEEKATWMTLQDMSEYEAHPLNVVILKRTKIARNWSLGIADHEFKKRKPDKGLITKKEIRVLSLGELQLHKKSIVWDIGTCTGSMAIEAGRIARYGEVYAIEKNEADLENCFENMKKFRVDLTVVHNKAPLGLETFPDPDAIFIGGTGGEMRELLEICTKRLKQGGRIVLNAVTIESLYLATEAFKQLQMETNITLAQISRSKPILHMNRFEGLNPIYIITARHKEE from the coding sequence ATGTCGATCAAAATCATTGGAATAACAGGAGAAGGACCTGAGAGCTTACTCCCACTCTATCGAGATTGGATTGAAACGAGTGAACGATTAGTCGGCGGGGACAGGCATTTGCAGTTCTTCCCCCACTATCAAGGTGAGAAGCTCGTGCTGAAGGGAGGGTTAAAAACAGTACTTGATAGATTAAAAAGTGATCCGAAGAAAACGGTTGTCTTAGCCTCTGGAGATCCTCTTTTTTATGGAATAGGCTCTTATTTAGCCAAAAAGGTTAATGTAGAAATCTACCCTGCTTTAAGCTCTATCCAACAAGCTTTCTCAAAAATGAAAGAAAGTTGGCAAGATGCTGTATTTCTTAGTATTCATGGACGAAGTATGAAGGGCCTAGCTCAAAAAGTAGATGGTAAGGAAAAGGTTTGCCTATTAACAGACGAAACGAATTCACCGTCAAAACTAGCAGACTATCTTTTATCATTTGGAATGAACGAATATGAGGCATTTGTTGCAGAGGACTTAGGTGGGACAGAAGAAAAAGCTACATGGATGACGCTTCAGGACATGAGTGAATATGAAGCTCACCCTCTCAATGTCGTTATATTGAAAAGAACGAAGATAGCTCGAAACTGGTCACTCGGAATTGCCGATCACGAATTTAAGAAACGGAAGCCAGATAAAGGACTAATAACGAAAAAGGAAATCCGTGTACTTAGCTTAGGTGAGCTGCAATTACATAAAAAAAGCATTGTATGGGATATTGGTACGTGTACAGGCTCAATGGCAATTGAAGCTGGACGAATTGCCCGATACGGAGAAGTGTATGCCATTGAAAAGAATGAAGCCGATTTAGAAAATTGTTTTGAAAATATGAAGAAGTTTCGAGTCGACCTGACAGTAGTCCATAATAAAGCACCTTTGGGACTAGAAACCTTTCCTGATCCAGATGCTATATTCATCGGTGGAACAGGTGGAGAAATGAGGGAACTTCTAGAAATATGTACAAAGCGCCTAAAGCAAGGTGGACGAATTGTATTGAATGCAGTCACTATTGAATCTTTGTATCTAGCAACTGAAGCATTTAAACAATTACAAATGGAAACAAACATAACATTAGCACAAATTTCGCGTAGTAAACCAATTTTACATATGAACCGATTTGAAGGGTTAAATCCAATTTATATTATTACCGCAAGACATAAGGAGGAATAA
- a CDS encoding cobalt-precorrin-5B (C(1))-methyltransferase has translation MKQKEEKDPKEMRHGYTTGANATAATKAALLSLLEQTEIKKVEILLPMGETVTFQMESIQFTKNKAEASVIKDAGDDPDATHKAVINASVFLSNNPGIFLDGGVGVGRVTKPGLPVPVGQAAINPVPRKMITETAKAILEEYCVEKGIKVIISVPDGEEIAKKTLNARLGIIGGISILGTRGTVVPFSTSAYKASVAQAINVAVEAGCNHLFLTTGGRSEKYAMELYPDHPEEAFIEMGDFVGFAVKQCKVKKVQRITLVGMMGKFSKVAQGVMMVHSKSAPVDFNFLADVAKNSGVPFDLVDEIKEANTASQVGTLMYENGYNSFFSSLCRYASHECLQHIKSEMEIETIIMSMKNEVLGRESVICRSKSLE, from the coding sequence ATGAAGCAAAAGGAAGAAAAAGACCCAAAAGAGATGAGACATGGGTATACGACCGGTGCAAATGCAACGGCAGCTACGAAAGCGGCGTTACTTTCTCTTTTGGAGCAAACAGAAATTAAAAAAGTGGAGATATTATTGCCAATGGGTGAGACAGTTACCTTCCAAATGGAATCAATTCAATTCACAAAAAACAAAGCAGAGGCATCGGTCATTAAAGATGCTGGTGATGATCCAGATGCAACACACAAAGCAGTAATTAATGCGTCTGTTTTTCTTTCAAATAATCCTGGTATTTTTCTAGATGGTGGTGTTGGAGTAGGGAGGGTAACAAAGCCCGGTCTCCCAGTACCTGTTGGACAAGCTGCGATTAATCCTGTTCCAAGAAAAATGATCACTGAAACGGCAAAAGCTATTTTAGAAGAATACTGTGTAGAAAAAGGTATTAAGGTTATTATTTCGGTTCCAGATGGAGAGGAAATAGCCAAAAAGACACTTAACGCCCGCTTAGGAATTATCGGAGGGATCTCGATTTTAGGTACAAGAGGGACAGTTGTACCTTTTTCTACATCTGCTTATAAAGCCAGTGTTGCACAGGCAATAAATGTAGCGGTTGAAGCAGGGTGTAATCATTTATTTCTGACTACAGGTGGCCGTAGTGAAAAATATGCAATGGAGCTATATCCGGATCATCCTGAGGAAGCTTTTATTGAAATGGGGGACTTTGTTGGGTTTGCCGTCAAACAATGTAAAGTGAAAAAGGTTCAACGGATTACTCTTGTGGGTATGATGGGGAAGTTTTCTAAGGTAGCTCAAGGGGTAATGATGGTCCATTCAAAAAGTGCACCTGTAGATTTTAACTTTTTAGCAGATGTAGCAAAAAATTCAGGTGTTCCATTTGATTTAGTTGACGAAATTAAAGAAGCGAATACAGCCTCTCAGGTTGGGACGTTAATGTATGAAAATGGCTATAATAGCTTTTTTTCAAGCCTATGTCGATATGCATCACATGAATGTTTACAACATATAAAGTCCGAGATGGAAATTGAGACAATCATTATGTCTATGAAAAATGAAGTGCTAGGAAGGGAGAGCGTGATATGTCGATCAAAATCATTGGAATAA
- a CDS encoding precorrin-8X methylmutase: MDFNTEFKPLTVQPQEIEGKSFEMITEELGEHSFTEEQYPVVQRVIHASADFELGRSMVFHPDAIHAGVEAIRAGKKLVADVQMVQVGVNKPRLEKFGGSVHVYISDPDVMEEAKRLNTTRAIIATRKAVKEADGGIFAIGNAPTALLELIRLVKTGEAKPGLVVGMPVGFVSAAESKEELAKLDIPFITNIGRKGGSPVTVAAINALSLIAEKQG, from the coding sequence ATGGATTTTAATACTGAATTTAAACCATTGACAGTACAACCACAGGAAATTGAAGGAAAAAGCTTTGAAATGATTACGGAAGAGCTAGGAGAGCATTCATTTACAGAGGAGCAATACCCTGTTGTACAGCGAGTGATTCATGCGTCAGCAGATTTTGAACTTGGTAGAAGTATGGTTTTTCATCCAGATGCGATTCATGCAGGGGTAGAAGCGATTCGTGCTGGGAAAAAACTAGTTGCTGATGTTCAAATGGTACAAGTTGGGGTCAACAAACCTCGTCTTGAAAAATTTGGAGGTAGTGTTCATGTTTACATATCAGATCCAGATGTAATGGAGGAAGCTAAGCGATTGAATACAACGAGAGCAATTATTGCAACAAGAAAGGCAGTAAAGGAAGCAGATGGAGGAATTTTTGCAATTGGAAATGCGCCTACTGCTCTATTAGAGCTAATTCGTCTAGTGAAAACAGGGGAAGCAAAGCCAGGTCTTGTTGTTGGTATGCCAGTTGGTTTCGTATCAGCTGCTGAGTCTAAGGAGGAGCTTGCAAAGCTAGATATTCCATTTATTACGAATATCGGTCGTAAAGGTGGAAGCCCAGTTACAGTTGCGGCGATTAATGCATTGTCACTGATTGCTGAGAAACAGGGATAA
- the cobK gene encoding precorrin-6A reductase, with product MILILAGTSDARELAKKIKEVGHETLATVVTENGAIALKNLGIDVLVGRLTKEDMIGLFVEKKIDMIIDATHPFAEEASKNAVDAAVEGNIPYIRYERPSYTSNNHQITYVDSYQEAANVAAKRRGVIMLTTGSKTLQTFTETLHRIEGVRLIARMLPRKDNMEKCEQLGVEQKNIVAIQGPFTKELNKALYIQYNVTLMITKESGKVGSVDEKVEAAKDLEIPIIMIKRPKMNYGTVCNTFDDVLKTMKSMR from the coding sequence ATGATTTTAATTTTAGCTGGTACTAGTGATGCGAGAGAGTTGGCAAAGAAAATCAAGGAAGTAGGCCATGAAACATTAGCTACAGTCGTTACTGAAAATGGAGCAATTGCGCTGAAAAATCTAGGGATTGATGTTTTAGTTGGTAGATTGACAAAGGAAGATATGATAGGGCTATTTGTTGAGAAAAAGATAGATATGATAATTGATGCAACTCATCCATTTGCGGAGGAAGCCTCAAAAAATGCTGTTGATGCAGCAGTAGAAGGAAATATTCCATATATACGGTATGAGCGCCCGAGTTATACGTCTAATAATCATCAAATTACTTATGTGGATTCTTATCAAGAAGCAGCTAATGTGGCAGCAAAAAGACGTGGTGTCATCATGCTAACAACAGGAAGTAAAACACTACAGACTTTTACAGAAACGTTACATCGTATTGAGGGAGTTCGTCTCATAGCAAGAATGCTTCCTCGAAAAGATAATATGGAAAAGTGTGAACAGCTAGGCGTAGAGCAAAAAAACATTGTAGCAATTCAAGGTCCTTTTACAAAAGAGTTAAATAAAGCGTTATATATTCAATACAATGTAACGCTAATGATAACGAAAGAAAGTGGAAAAGTAGGTTCTGTTGATGAAAAGGTAGAAGCGGCAAAGGATTTGGAGATACCAATTATTATGATAAAACGTCCGAAAATGAATTATGGAACAGTTTGCAATACATTTGATGATGTACTAAAAACAATGAAAAGTATGAGGTGA
- a CDS encoding sirohydrochlorin chelatase, giving the protein MKAVLFIGHGSKKQEGNEQILQFIESMKGDLDVPIVESSFLEFATPTIGQGIARCVERGATKVALIPMMFFSAGHSKIHIPEAIDHAKETYPDVEFSYGRPIGVHDKLFEILRSRLLAAGFDANERDKGILLVGRGSSDPDANSELYKIGRLLNERLEMTPVELSFIGVTTPTVEEGVERSIKLGGKKLYIVPYFFFTGILMDRMNEKLDSFAKNYPDISFSMTEYFGFHPELKTIFIDRAMEALEGDAKLNCDMCPYRLHALEHMDVHHHHHDHDHHDHHHHTHS; this is encoded by the coding sequence ATGAAAGCAGTTTTATTTATTGGTCATGGTAGTAAGAAGCAAGAGGGGAATGAGCAAATTCTTCAATTTATTGAATCTATGAAAGGGGATTTAGATGTACCAATTGTGGAGTCATCCTTTTTAGAGTTTGCTACACCGACTATTGGACAAGGGATTGCTCGCTGTGTGGAAAGAGGAGCAACAAAGGTAGCGCTTATTCCGATGATGTTCTTTTCTGCTGGTCATTCAAAAATTCATATTCCTGAAGCGATAGATCATGCAAAGGAAACATATCCAGATGTTGAATTTTCGTATGGTCGTCCAATAGGAGTTCATGATAAGTTGTTTGAAATTCTTAGAAGTCGTCTACTTGCAGCAGGTTTTGATGCAAATGAACGTGATAAAGGTATTTTATTAGTCGGAAGAGGAAGTAGCGATCCTGACGCAAATAGTGAACTTTATAAGATTGGCAGACTTCTGAATGAACGATTAGAAATGACACCTGTAGAACTATCCTTTATTGGTGTTACAACTCCTACTGTTGAAGAAGGAGTTGAACGTTCGATTAAATTAGGTGGAAAAAAACTATATATAGTCCCATATTTCTTTTTTACCGGAATTTTAATGGACAGAATGAATGAAAAACTAGACTCTTTTGCAAAGAACTATCCTGATATTTCTTTTTCGATGACGGAATATTTTGGTTTTCATCCAGAGTTAAAAACAATTTTTATCGATCGTGCCATGGAAGCCTTAGAAGGAGATGCGAAGCTCAACTGTGATATGTGTCCATACCGATTACATGCACTTGAACATATGGATGTTCATCACCACCACCACGATCATGACCATCATGACCATCACCATCATACACATAGCTAA
- the cobJ gene encoding precorrin-3B C(17)-methyltransferase encodes MSEKKRGKLLVLGFGPGSEEQMTHRAKEALIESDSIIGYNTYIDIIRPLLTTQEIVRTGMTEEVSRAQEAIRQAETGKKVAVISSGDAGVYGMAGLVYEVLIEKGWKEETGVEVEIIPGVSAINSCASLLGAPVMHDACTISLSDHLTPWELIKKRVKAAAEADFVIALYNPKSGRRTRQIEETQKILLEHRSPNTPVGLVKSAYRERQQIVITDLENMLEHEIGMLTTVVIGNNSTFLYDGKMITPRGYQRKYTLNADDQKLKPHQRLQEEAEPWALHQGQALVEQEEISSVELAEEALTKLGNSYSENKQEVEESDNVFKQDSVFEFSVSPGIANKAFSAKQMLVLGNVVGEKGTIEYTPDHQLKLSVVTADSNTIINQLTEEGLLLHPIGDVVNIKACDFCDGDKKDSIPQVEELQHLLGGISVPKRLNIGFNGCGMACYSAPTNDIGIIFRRGKGFDLFLGAKTTGRNAQVGQLVAEELTAEQIVDIVSRIVEDFRERGLPNERFHKFFKRVQRIEGFTFKEMPEQVLVDMACGD; translated from the coding sequence ATGAGTGAGAAAAAAAGAGGAAAATTACTTGTGCTTGGTTTTGGACCAGGTAGTGAGGAACAAATGACACACCGAGCAAAAGAGGCTTTAATTGAGAGCGATTCAATCATTGGCTATAACACATACATAGATATTATTCGTCCGTTACTTACGACACAAGAGATTGTTCGTACTGGGATGACGGAAGAAGTAAGCCGAGCACAGGAGGCGATTCGTCAAGCGGAAACAGGAAAAAAAGTGGCGGTGATTTCAAGTGGTGACGCTGGTGTTTATGGAATGGCTGGACTCGTATATGAAGTATTAATTGAAAAAGGTTGGAAAGAGGAAACGGGAGTTGAAGTAGAAATCATACCTGGTGTATCAGCAATTAACTCTTGTGCCTCCTTACTAGGGGCTCCTGTCATGCATGATGCGTGTACGATTAGTTTAAGTGACCATCTTACCCCATGGGAATTAATAAAAAAACGGGTAAAGGCTGCTGCAGAAGCTGATTTTGTTATTGCTTTATACAATCCGAAAAGTGGACGACGTACGAGACAAATCGAAGAAACACAGAAAATTTTACTTGAGCATCGTTCCCCAAATACACCTGTTGGATTAGTGAAAAGTGCGTATCGTGAACGACAACAAATCGTCATTACAGACTTAGAAAATATGCTTGAACATGAGATTGGTATGCTGACGACAGTCGTTATTGGTAATAATTCAACCTTCTTATACGACGGCAAAATGATTACACCTAGAGGATATCAAAGAAAGTATACATTGAACGCAGACGACCAAAAGCTGAAGCCTCACCAACGTTTACAAGAAGAAGCAGAGCCTTGGGCATTGCATCAGGGCCAAGCTTTAGTCGAACAAGAAGAAATATCTTCTGTTGAATTAGCAGAAGAAGCGTTAACAAAGCTAGGTAATTCATATTCAGAAAATAAACAAGAAGTGGAAGAATCAGATAACGTATTTAAGCAAGATTCTGTGTTTGAATTTTCCGTTTCTCCAGGCATTGCCAATAAAGCATTTTCTGCAAAGCAAATGCTTGTTTTAGGTAATGTTGTTGGAGAAAAAGGAACTATTGAATATACACCTGATCATCAGCTTAAATTATCTGTCGTAACAGCAGATTCAAATACGATTATCAATCAGTTAACAGAGGAAGGGCTTTTACTTCATCCAATTGGAGATGTTGTTAATATAAAGGCTTGTGACTTTTGTGATGGTGATAAAAAGGATTCCATTCCTCAAGTGGAAGAGCTTCAACATCTTTTAGGAGGTATTAGTGTTCCTAAGAGATTAAATATCGGATTTAATGGATGTGGTATGGCGTGCTATAGCGCACCAACAAATGATATTGGAATTATTTTTAGAAGAGGAAAAGGTTTTGACTTATTCTTAGGTGCAAAAACAACTGGTCGTAATGCACAAGTAGGACAATTGGTAGCAGAAGAATTAACAGCAGAACAAATTGTAGATATCGTTTCTCGCATTGTTGAGGATTTTCGTGAGCGTGGTTTGCCAAATGAAAGGTTCCACAAATTCTTTAAGAGAGTTCAAAGGATTGAAGGTTTTACGTTCAAAGAAATGCCTGAGCAAGTTTTAGTAGATATGGCTTGTGGAGATTAA
- a CDS encoding PRC-barrel domain-containing protein, which produces MFLYENLLRRFTVMAKDGEVGKIDDFYFEDEKWTVRYIVVNTIPWFPGGKVLLSPISVEKVNIEDEIIYVELTKEQVKNSPDIDFARPVSKQMELDYHHYFGYPYYWSPLGVWGHGSYARDLATLSSDYEKEYVDTEVNHHLRSVKEITGAVTGYGIFALDDEFGQVKDMIIEDKTWTIRYFMVDTVKWLPSRNVIIAKDWIEEINWSAKHVRVNITKDEVKNSPEFFPDQPIDRKYEKDIYDFYRRKNYWE; this is translated from the coding sequence ATGTTTTTGTATGAAAATCTATTAAGAAGATTTACGGTTATGGCAAAGGACGGCGAAGTTGGTAAAATAGACGATTTTTATTTTGAAGATGAAAAATGGACGGTAAGGTATATTGTTGTTAATACGATTCCATGGTTTCCTGGTGGTAAAGTATTACTATCACCTATTTCAGTAGAGAAAGTAAATATAGAGGATGAAATTATTTATGTTGAATTAACTAAAGAGCAAGTGAAAAATAGTCCTGATATTGATTTTGCTAGACCTGTATCAAAGCAAATGGAGCTAGATTACCATCATTATTTTGGCTACCCGTATTATTGGTCGCCACTAGGAGTTTGGGGTCATGGTAGCTATGCTAGAGATTTAGCTACATTATCATCTGATTATGAAAAAGAATATGTCGATACGGAAGTAAATCATCACTTACGAAGTGTAAAAGAAATTACTGGTGCTGTGACTGGTTATGGTATCTTTGCTTTGGATGATGAATTTGGACAGGTGAAAGATATGATAATTGAAGATAAAACCTGGACAATACGCTATTTCATGGTCGATACAGTAAAATGGCTCCCATCAAGAAATGTTATTATTGCAAAAGATTGGATTGAGGAAATTAATTGGTCAGCGAAGCATGTTCGTGTGAATATAACAAAAGACGAAGTGAAAAATAGCCCTGAATTTTTTCCTGATCAACCTATAGATAGAAAATATGAAAAGGATATTTATGATTTTTATAGAAGAAAAAATTATTGGGAGTAA
- the bioB gene encoding biotin synthase BioB — MADKVLNGEILSIEEGVTVLQADDDEVLPIMQAAFRVRKQYYGKKVKLNMIINAKSGLCPEDCGYCSQSTVSSAPVEKYTLLDKETLLAGAKEAMNRKAGTYCIVASGRGPTDGELEQVIDAVKEITSTMPLKICACLGILNQDKAKRLKEAGVHRYNHNINTHKDNHGNITSSHAYDQRVQTVEDVKGAGLSPCSGVIIGMGETDVQIVEMAYALRDIDADSIPVNFLHAIPGTPLENYSRTKPMKSLKVLALMRFINPTKEIRVSGGREVNLRTLQPLALYAANSIFVGDYLTTKGQEVIDDHHIIEDLGFEIEENALAEA; from the coding sequence ATGGCGGACAAAGTCTTAAATGGAGAAATTCTATCAATTGAAGAGGGTGTTACTGTCTTACAAGCAGATGACGATGAAGTACTTCCGATTATGCAAGCTGCCTTTCGTGTACGGAAGCAATACTATGGGAAAAAAGTAAAGCTAAATATGATTATTAACGCCAAAAGTGGATTGTGTCCTGAAGACTGTGGCTATTGCTCCCAATCTACTGTTTCAAGTGCACCAGTTGAAAAGTATACATTGCTAGATAAAGAGACTCTACTAGCAGGTGCGAAAGAAGCGATGAATAGAAAAGCTGGTACATATTGTATTGTGGCAAGTGGAAGAGGTCCAACAGATGGTGAATTAGAGCAAGTAATAGATGCAGTCAAAGAAATTACTTCTACAATGCCTCTAAAGATTTGTGCTTGCTTAGGAATTCTTAATCAAGATAAGGCAAAGCGTTTAAAAGAGGCAGGAGTTCATCGTTACAATCACAATATCAATACTCATAAAGATAATCACGGTAATATCACATCGTCTCATGCATATGATCAACGTGTTCAGACTGTTGAAGATGTGAAAGGAGCAGGATTATCACCATGTTCTGGTGTGATTATCGGAATGGGGGAAACAGATGTGCAAATTGTTGAAATGGCCTATGCGTTAAGAGATATTGACGCCGACTCAATTCCGGTAAACTTCCTTCATGCCATTCCAGGAACGCCTTTAGAAAACTATTCTAGAACAAAGCCGATGAAGTCATTAAAAGTTTTAGCGCTAATGAGATTTATTAATCCAACTAAAGAAATACGTGTATCAGGTGGTCGTGAAGTGAATCTACGTACATTGCAACCATTAGCATTATATGCAGCGAATTCAATTTTTGTTGGCGACTATTTAACGACAAAGGGACAAGAAGTAATAGACGACCATCATATTATTGAAGACCTAGGATTTGAGATTGAAGAGAATGCGTTGGCAGAAGCGTAA